One stretch of Variovorax sp. 54 DNA includes these proteins:
- the macB gene encoding macrolide ABC transporter ATP-binding protein/permease MacB, translating to MTQPLLTLRGIGRSFPSGEQEVQVLKDVDLDIGHGEMLAIVGASGSGKSTLMNILGCLDRPSTGTYTVSGQDVGTLDSDALAALRREHFGFIFQRYHLMQHLTATGNVEVPAVYAGTEGTARDARARQLLARLGLEDRTEHRPSQLSGGQQQRVSIARALMNGGQVILADEPTGALDSKSGHEVMGILRELHAQGHTIIIVTHDMQVARCTERIIEIADGVIVGDRPNVPTVAAPAHAVGEDAPAPPAMTRPTLGIARFSTGWARFSEAFRMAWRSMMAHRMRTALTMLGIIIGITSVVSIVAIGEGAKRFVLADIKAIGTSTLDIYPGHDFGDDKAASIRTLLPADLQAIAAQPYVHSVTPTTMRGLRLRYRSADVNGNVNGVSDNFFSVRDIQMASGTAFNANDVRQQSQVVVIDQNTRRKLFPEGTDPIGKVILVGSLPCTVIGVAQEKKTMFSENKSLNIWLPYSTGASRLFGQQHFDNITVRIRDGQPTKAAEESIVRLLTLRHGGKDFFTFNMDSIVKTAERTSQSLTLLLSLIAVISLVVGGIGVMNIMLVSVTERTREIGIRMAVGARQSDVLQQFLTEAVLVCLVGGFIGVMLSYGISFLFSVFVKQWQMIFSLGAVASAFLCASLIGVLFGYLPARNAARLDPIEALARE from the coding sequence GTGACGCAACCGCTCTTGACCCTGCGCGGCATCGGCCGCAGCTTTCCTTCGGGCGAGCAGGAAGTCCAGGTGCTGAAGGACGTCGATCTGGACATCGGCCATGGCGAGATGCTGGCCATCGTCGGCGCCTCGGGCTCGGGCAAGTCAACGCTGATGAACATCCTCGGCTGCCTCGACCGGCCGAGCACCGGCACCTACACCGTGTCGGGCCAGGACGTCGGCACGCTCGACAGCGACGCGCTCGCCGCGCTGCGGCGTGAGCACTTCGGTTTCATCTTCCAGCGCTACCACCTCATGCAGCACCTGACGGCCACCGGCAACGTCGAGGTGCCCGCCGTCTATGCCGGCACCGAGGGCACGGCGCGCGATGCACGGGCGCGGCAGCTGCTGGCGCGCCTGGGTCTCGAAGACCGCACCGAGCACCGGCCGAGCCAGCTCTCGGGCGGCCAGCAGCAGCGCGTGAGCATTGCGCGCGCGCTGATGAACGGCGGGCAGGTCATCCTGGCCGACGAGCCGACCGGCGCACTGGACAGCAAGAGCGGCCACGAGGTCATGGGCATCCTGCGCGAGCTGCATGCACAGGGGCACACGATCATCATCGTGACGCATGACATGCAGGTGGCGCGCTGCACCGAGCGCATCATCGAGATCGCCGACGGCGTGATCGTCGGCGACCGGCCGAACGTGCCGACCGTGGCCGCGCCCGCACACGCGGTCGGCGAGGACGCCCCGGCACCGCCCGCCATGACCCGCCCGACGCTCGGCATTGCGCGCTTCAGCACGGGCTGGGCGCGTTTTTCCGAAGCCTTTCGCATGGCCTGGCGCTCGATGATGGCGCACCGCATGCGCACGGCGCTGACCATGCTGGGCATCATCATCGGCATCACCTCGGTGGTGTCGATCGTGGCCATCGGGGAGGGCGCCAAGCGCTTCGTGCTGGCCGACATCAAGGCCATCGGCACCAGCACGCTCGACATCTATCCGGGCCACGACTTCGGCGACGACAAGGCCGCGAGCATCCGCACGCTGCTGCCCGCCGACCTGCAGGCCATTGCCGCGCAGCCCTACGTGCACAGCGTCACGCCCACCACCATGCGCGGCCTGCGCCTGCGCTACCGCAGCGCCGACGTCAACGGCAACGTGAACGGCGTCAGCGACAACTTCTTCAGCGTGCGCGACATCCAGATGGCCAGCGGCACCGCTTTCAACGCCAACGACGTGCGGCAGCAGTCGCAGGTGGTGGTGATCGACCAGAACACGCGGCGCAAGCTCTTTCCCGAGGGCACCGACCCGATCGGCAAGGTCATCCTCGTGGGCAGCCTGCCGTGCACGGTGATCGGCGTGGCGCAGGAAAAGAAGACCATGTTCAGCGAGAACAAGTCGCTCAACATCTGGCTGCCCTACAGCACCGGCGCCAGCCGCCTGTTCGGCCAGCAGCACTTCGACAACATCACCGTGCGCATCCGCGACGGCCAGCCCACCAAGGCCGCCGAAGAGAGCATCGTGAGGCTGCTCACGCTGCGCCATGGCGGCAAGGATTTTTTCACCTTCAACATGGACAGCATCGTGAAGACCGCCGAGCGCACGAGCCAGTCGCTCACCTTGCTGCTGTCGCTGATCGCGGTGATCTCGCTGGTGGTGGGCGGCATCGGCGTGATGAACATCATGCTGGTGTCGGTGACCGAGCGCACCCGCGAGATCGGCATCCGCATGGCCGTGGGCGCGCGCCAGAGCGACGTGCTGCAGCAGTTCCTGACCGAGGCGGTGCTCGTGTGCCTGGTCGGCGGTTTCATCGGCGTGATGCTGTCGTACGGCATCAGCTTTTTGTTTTCGGTGTTCGTGAAGCAATGGCAAATGATCTTTTCGCTGGGGGCCGTGGCGTCGGCCTTCCTGTGCGCGTCGCTCATCGGCGTGCTGTTCGGCTACCTGCCGGCGCGCAACGCCGCGCGGCTCGACCCCATCGAGGCACTGGCTCGTGAGTAG
- the macA gene encoding macrolide transporter subunit MacA, translating to MPTTPSRRSRKLLVGLALLIVLAVATFFWLSPPKKSDYLTATVQRSDLENAVLATGVLQAFKQVEVGAQVSGQLKSLKVVLGQTVKKGDWLAEIDPVISQNTLAQEQAKLENLQAQKLAKEVRVKQAELTWARQREMLAQDAAARQDLESADTELRALRADAVSLDAQIRQQKLALASAQTNLSYTRIMAPIDGDVVSINTLEGQTVVASFQVPTLMKLADLSTMTVKAQVSEADVVRVKAGLPVYFTILGDPDTRYHGTLRAVQPSPEKINNAVFFNALFDVPNPERTLRVDMTAQVAIMLGEAKQALTVPLTALGARDKDGRHEVRVLLPDQRVEKRPVRIGISNNFQAQVLEGLKEGDNVITGDASALEKTDGNGGGNRGPRQ from the coding sequence ATGCCCACCACTCCTTCGCGACGATCGCGCAAGCTCCTTGTCGGCCTGGCCTTGCTCATCGTGCTGGCCGTCGCGACCTTCTTCTGGTTGAGCCCGCCGAAGAAAAGCGACTACCTCACCGCCACCGTGCAGCGCAGCGACCTCGAGAACGCGGTGCTCGCCACCGGCGTGCTGCAGGCCTTCAAGCAGGTCGAGGTGGGTGCGCAGGTGTCCGGCCAGCTCAAGTCGCTGAAAGTGGTGCTCGGCCAGACGGTGAAGAAGGGCGACTGGCTCGCCGAGATCGATCCCGTCATTTCGCAGAACACCTTGGCGCAGGAGCAGGCCAAGCTCGAGAACCTGCAGGCCCAGAAGCTCGCGAAGGAGGTCCGCGTGAAGCAGGCCGAGCTCACCTGGGCACGCCAGCGCGAAATGCTGGCGCAGGACGCCGCCGCGCGCCAGGACCTGGAAAGCGCCGACACCGAACTGCGTGCGCTGCGCGCCGATGCCGTGTCGCTCGATGCGCAGATCCGCCAGCAGAAGCTGGCCCTGGCCTCGGCGCAGACCAACCTGTCGTACACCCGCATCATGGCGCCCATCGACGGCGACGTGGTGTCGATCAACACGCTCGAAGGCCAGACCGTGGTGGCCTCGTTCCAGGTGCCCACGCTCATGAAGCTGGCCGACCTGTCGACCATGACCGTGAAGGCCCAGGTGTCCGAGGCCGACGTGGTGCGCGTGAAGGCGGGCCTGCCGGTGTACTTCACCATCCTCGGCGACCCCGACACGCGCTACCACGGCACGCTGCGCGCGGTGCAGCCGTCGCCCGAGAAAATCAACAACGCCGTGTTCTTCAACGCGCTGTTCGATGTGCCCAACCCCGAGCGCACGCTGCGTGTCGACATGACGGCGCAGGTCGCCATCATGCTGGGCGAGGCCAAGCAGGCGCTGACCGTGCCGCTCACCGCGCTCGGCGCGCGCGACAAGGACGGCCGCCATGAAGTGCGCGTGCTCCTGCCCGACCAACGCGTGGAAAAGCGGCCGGTGCGCATCGGCATCAGCAACAACTTCCAGGCCCAGGTGCTCGAAGGCCTGAAGGAGGGCGACAACGTCATCACGGGCGACGCCTCGGCACTGGAGAAGACCGACGGCAACGGCGGTGGCAACCGGGGACCGCGCCAGTGA
- a CDS encoding disulfide bond formation protein B, giving the protein MIHWYFGAPRRALALICLACVLMLAFGLYLQHVVGLEPCPMCIVQRYALMLVALFTGLAALFNSRGLQVTGGVLALAAAVGGAYTAAQQSWLQWYPPEVVSCGRDLYGMIETFPLKRALPMIFRGGGDCSKIDWSLFGLTLANWSFVAFTVLALLLLTLLLRRRTAR; this is encoded by the coding sequence TTGATCCATTGGTACTTCGGCGCACCGCGCCGCGCGCTCGCGCTGATCTGCCTGGCCTGTGTCCTGATGCTGGCCTTCGGGCTGTATCTGCAACACGTGGTCGGGCTCGAACCCTGTCCCATGTGCATCGTGCAGCGCTATGCGCTGATGCTCGTGGCGCTCTTCACCGGCTTGGCGGCGCTGTTCAACAGCCGGGGCCTGCAGGTGACGGGCGGGGTGCTGGCACTGGCGGCGGCGGTGGGCGGTGCCTACACGGCGGCGCAGCAGAGCTGGCTGCAGTGGTATCCGCCCGAAGTCGTCTCGTGCGGGCGTGACCTGTACGGGATGATCGAGACCTTCCCGCTCAAGCGCGCGCTGCCGATGATCTTCCGCGGCGGCGGCGACTGTTCCAAGATCGACTGGTCGCTGTTCGGCCTGACGCTGGCGAATTGGTCGTTCGTTGCGTTCACGGTGCTGGCGCTGTTGCTCCTCACGCTGCTCTTGCGTCGACGCACGGCGCGCTGA
- a CDS encoding sulfate/molybdate ABC transporter ATP-binding protein: protein MSIEIRNISKQFGDFRALNNVNLDVESGELVALLGPSGCGKTTLLRIIAGLETADTGSIHFSGEDTTDVHVRERQVGFVFQHYALFRHMTVFENVAFGLRVKPRKERPSDAQIKQKVTDLLKLVQLDWLADRYPSQLSGGQRQRIALARALAVEPKVLLLDEPFGALDAKVRKELRRWLRRLHDELHVTSIFVTHDQEEALEVADRVVVINKGRIEQVGSPQDVWDKPASPFVYGFLGDVNLFHGRADNGAVQLDGMRIDSPEHSTARDAKALAYVRPHDLDVTRYVAGATGIVATLSRAIVVGPIARLELEPTETNPDNPGSGTIIEAQLPAQQFRDLDLKEGDTVVANPRKARVFVEEDWVSP from the coding sequence ATGAGCATCGAAATCCGCAACATCAGCAAGCAGTTCGGCGACTTCCGGGCGCTGAACAACGTGAACCTCGACGTCGAGTCGGGCGAACTCGTCGCGCTGCTCGGCCCTTCGGGCTGCGGCAAGACCACGCTGCTGCGCATCATCGCGGGCCTGGAAACGGCCGACACCGGCAGCATCCACTTCTCGGGCGAAGACACGACCGACGTGCACGTGCGCGAACGCCAGGTCGGCTTCGTGTTCCAGCACTACGCGCTGTTCCGCCACATGACCGTGTTCGAGAACGTGGCCTTCGGCCTGCGCGTGAAGCCGCGCAAGGAGCGGCCGAGCGACGCGCAGATCAAGCAGAAGGTGACCGACCTGCTCAAGCTGGTGCAGCTCGACTGGCTGGCCGACCGCTACCCGTCACAGCTGTCCGGCGGCCAGCGCCAGCGCATCGCGCTGGCCCGCGCGCTGGCGGTGGAGCCCAAGGTGCTGCTGCTCGACGAACCCTTCGGCGCGCTCGACGCCAAGGTGCGCAAGGAACTGCGCCGCTGGCTGCGCCGGCTGCACGACGAGCTGCACGTCACCTCGATCTTCGTCACGCACGACCAGGAAGAAGCGCTTGAAGTGGCCGACCGCGTGGTGGTGATCAACAAGGGCCGCATCGAGCAGGTCGGCTCGCCGCAGGACGTGTGGGACAAGCCCGCGAGCCCGTTCGTCTACGGCTTCCTGGGCGACGTGAACCTGTTCCACGGCCGGGCCGACAACGGCGCCGTGCAACTGGACGGCATGCGCATCGACTCGCCCGAGCACAGCACCGCGCGCGACGCCAAGGCGCTGGCCTACGTGCGCCCGCATGACCTGGACGTGACCCGCTACGTGGCAGGCGCCACCGGCATCGTCGCCACGCTGTCGCGCGCAATTGTGGTCGGACCGATCGCGCGGCTGGAACTTGAGCCCACCGAAACGAATCCAGATAATCCGGGCTCCGGAACCATCATCGAAGCGCAACTCCCTGCGCAACAGTTCCGCGACCTGGACTTGAAGGAAGGCGACACCGTCGTCGCCAACCCCCGCAAGGCCAGGGTGTTCGTAGAAGAAGATTGGGTATCTCCTTGA
- the cysW gene encoding sulfate ABC transporter permease subunit CysW: MSAPSKIIRRAQAGTTESAWVRWTLIGIALVFMFLFLVLPLAAVAVEALRKGLNAYLEALKEPDAWSAIRLTLITAAIAVPMNLVFGVAAAWAIAKFEFRGKAFLTTLIDLPFAVSPVVAGLIYVLVFGAQGWFGPWLAEHDIKIIFAVPGIVLATVFVTFPFIARELIPLMQAQGTDEEQAAIVLGATGWQTFWRVTLPNIKWGLLYGVILCNARAMGEFGAVSVVSGHIRGQTNTMPLHVEVLYNEYQSVAAFAVASLLAILALVTLVIKSVIEWRHEREMKAIAELPPERPAAV, encoded by the coding sequence ATGAGTGCGCCTTCCAAAATCATTCGCCGCGCACAGGCCGGCACCACCGAGTCGGCCTGGGTCCGCTGGACGCTGATCGGCATCGCCCTCGTGTTCATGTTCCTGTTCCTCGTGCTGCCGCTGGCGGCCGTGGCGGTCGAGGCGCTGCGCAAGGGCCTCAATGCCTACCTCGAGGCGCTGAAGGAACCCGATGCGTGGAGCGCCATCCGCCTCACGCTCATCACCGCCGCCATCGCGGTGCCGATGAACCTCGTCTTCGGCGTGGCCGCGGCCTGGGCCATCGCCAAGTTCGAGTTCCGTGGCAAGGCCTTCCTCACCACGCTGATCGACCTGCCGTTCGCGGTGTCGCCGGTGGTGGCGGGCCTGATCTACGTGCTGGTGTTCGGCGCGCAGGGCTGGTTCGGCCCATGGCTGGCGGAGCACGACATCAAGATCATCTTTGCCGTGCCCGGCATCGTGCTGGCCACTGTGTTCGTGACCTTCCCCTTCATTGCGCGCGAACTCATTCCGCTGATGCAGGCGCAGGGCACCGACGAAGAGCAGGCCGCCATCGTGCTCGGCGCGACCGGCTGGCAGACCTTCTGGCGCGTGACCTTGCCCAACATCAAGTGGGGCCTGCTGTACGGCGTGATCCTGTGCAATGCGCGCGCCATGGGCGAGTTCGGCGCGGTGTCGGTGGTGTCGGGCCACATCCGCGGCCAGACCAACACGATGCCGCTGCACGTCGAAGTGCTCTACAACGAATACCAGTCGGTGGCCGCCTTTGCCGTGGCCTCATTGCTGGCGATCCTGGCGCTGGTCACCCTGGTGATCAAGTCGGTCATCGAGTGGCGCCATGAGCGCGAAATGAAAGCCATCGCCGAGCTGCCGCCCGAGCGTCCCGCGGCGGTTTGA
- the cysT gene encoding sulfate ABC transporter permease subunit CysT encodes MSGAASSALPAAGAPFSRANRAGGAKRVLPGFHITLGFTVFYLCLIVLIPLSALVFKTFTMTWEHFWVSVTAPRVMASYRLTFGASLIAAMVNAVFGLLVAWVLVRYKFPGKRIVDALVDLPFALPTAVAGISLTALLAGNGWVGQLLEPYGIKLAFTPAGIVIALIFIGLPFVVRTVQPVLEDTEKELEEAATSLGATRLQTFTRVIFPAIAPALLTGFAMAFARAIGEYGSVIFIAGNMPMISEITPLIIIGKLEQYDYTGATAVALVMLVLSFILLLVINGLQAWQRKRAGA; translated from the coding sequence ATGAGCGGCGCTGCTTCTTCGGCGCTCCCGGCAGCGGGAGCGCCTTTTTCACGTGCCAACCGGGCAGGGGGCGCCAAGCGCGTGCTGCCCGGTTTCCACATCACGCTCGGCTTCACGGTCTTCTATCTGTGCCTGATCGTGCTGATCCCGCTGTCGGCGCTGGTCTTCAAGACCTTCACGATGACGTGGGAGCACTTCTGGGTGTCGGTGACCGCGCCGCGCGTGATGGCCTCGTACCGCCTGACCTTCGGCGCCTCGCTGATCGCCGCCATGGTGAACGCGGTGTTCGGCCTGCTCGTGGCCTGGGTGCTGGTGCGCTACAAGTTTCCGGGCAAGCGCATCGTCGATGCGCTGGTCGACCTGCCGTTCGCACTGCCCACGGCCGTGGCCGGCATCTCGCTCACGGCGCTGCTCGCGGGCAACGGCTGGGTCGGGCAACTGCTCGAGCCGTACGGCATCAAGCTGGCGTTCACGCCGGCGGGCATCGTGATTGCGCTGATCTTCATCGGGCTGCCGTTCGTGGTGCGCACAGTGCAGCCGGTGCTGGAAGACACCGAGAAAGAACTCGAAGAAGCCGCGACTTCGCTCGGCGCCACACGCCTGCAGACCTTCACCCGGGTGATCTTTCCGGCGATTGCGCCCGCGCTGCTGACCGGCTTTGCCATGGCCTTCGCACGTGCCATCGGCGAGTACGGCTCGGTGATCTTCATCGCCGGCAACATGCCGATGATTTCCGAGATCACGCCGCTCATCATCATCGGCAAGCTGGAGCAGTACGACTACACGGGCGCCACCGCGGTCGCGCTGGTGATGCTGGTGCTGTCGTTCATCCTGCTGCTGGTCATCAACGGCCTGCAAGCCTGGCAGCGCAAGCGCGCGGGGGCCTAG
- a CDS encoding sulfate ABC transporter substrate-binding protein — protein MTSRIKTFAAVLALASSALAGNTAFAQGTGLLNASYDVAREFYKDYNAAFVANYKKTTGKDVKIDQSHGGSSAQARAVADGLDADVVTMNTSTDIDFLAGTGVVAKDWNKKFPDNASPTTSTMLLLVRNGNPKGIKDWDDLIKPGVQVVIVNPKTGGNGRYAYLAAWGYIKKKGGTDAQAAEFVGKLFKNVPVLARGGRDATTAFLQRNIGDALITFESEVVSIDREFGTGKVDSVYPSISIVAENPVAIVERTVKKKGTGELAKAYLDWLYSEEAQEIAAKHALRPRSQAVLKKYASTFKPLQLFTVQELFGSLSEAQKVHFNDGGQFDKLYTPGAK, from the coding sequence ATGACTTCCAGAATCAAGACCTTCGCTGCCGTGCTCGCGCTGGCGTCCTCCGCACTCGCCGGCAACACCGCTTTTGCCCAAGGCACGGGCCTGCTGAACGCCTCGTACGACGTGGCGCGCGAGTTCTACAAGGACTACAACGCGGCCTTCGTGGCGAACTACAAGAAGACCACGGGCAAGGACGTCAAGATCGACCAGTCGCACGGCGGCTCCAGCGCCCAGGCGCGCGCCGTGGCCGACGGCCTCGACGCCGATGTGGTCACCATGAACACCTCGACCGACATCGACTTCCTGGCCGGCACCGGCGTGGTCGCCAAGGACTGGAACAAGAAGTTTCCCGACAACGCATCGCCCACCACCTCGACCATGCTGCTGCTGGTGCGCAACGGCAACCCCAAGGGCATCAAGGACTGGGACGACCTGATCAAGCCGGGCGTGCAGGTCGTGATCGTCAACCCCAAGACCGGCGGCAATGGCCGCTACGCCTACCTGGCGGCCTGGGGCTACATCAAGAAGAAGGGCGGCACCGACGCCCAGGCTGCCGAGTTCGTCGGCAAGCTGTTCAAGAACGTGCCGGTGCTGGCACGCGGCGGCCGCGACGCGACCACCGCCTTCCTGCAACGCAACATCGGCGATGCGCTGATCACCTTCGAATCCGAAGTGGTCTCGATCGACCGTGAATTCGGCACCGGCAAGGTCGACTCGGTGTACCCGTCGATTTCCATCGTGGCTGAGAACCCTGTCGCCATCGTCGAGCGCACCGTCAAGAAGAAGGGCACGGGCGAGCTCGCCAAGGCCTACCTCGACTGGCTGTACTCCGAAGAAGCGCAGGAAATCGCCGCCAAGCACGCGCTGCGTCCGCGTTCGCAGGCCGTGCTCAAGAAGTACGCCTCGACCTTCAAGCCGCTGCAGCTGTTCACGGTGCAGGAACTGTTCGGCAGCCTGAGCGAGGCGCAGAAGGTGCACTTCAATGACGGCGGTCAGTTCGACAAGCTGTACACCCCTGGCGCGAAGTAA
- a CDS encoding RBBP9/YdeN family alpha/beta hydrolase: MQTRVIIVPGWRDSGPGHWQSLWEERIPGAARVVQDDWASPKRDAWVPALAKLVLESEGPVVIAAHSLGCIATAHLPPEAAARIQGALLVAPADPERRAVLSDFAPVPYAALPYRSIVVASSNDPYCPIRLAGAYSRAWGSEFVRMQNAGHINIDSGHGDWPLGLALLQSLTDEPAAWSAGREFSDNLATT, encoded by the coding sequence ATGCAGACCCGCGTCATCATCGTGCCCGGCTGGCGCGACTCCGGGCCCGGCCACTGGCAGAGCCTGTGGGAAGAACGCATTCCGGGCGCGGCGCGGGTGGTGCAGGACGACTGGGCCTCGCCCAAGCGCGATGCCTGGGTGCCCGCACTGGCCAAGTTGGTGCTCGAAAGCGAAGGCCCCGTGGTCATCGCGGCGCACAGCCTGGGCTGCATTGCCACGGCGCACCTGCCGCCCGAGGCCGCCGCCCGCATCCAGGGCGCGCTGCTGGTGGCGCCGGCCGACCCGGAGCGCCGCGCGGTGCTGTCCGACTTCGCGCCCGTGCCGTATGCGGCGCTGCCGTACCGCAGCATCGTGGTGGCGAGCAGCAACGATCCTTATTGCCCCATCCGCCTGGCCGGCGCCTACTCGCGCGCCTGGGGCAGCGAGTTCGTGCGCATGCAGAATGCGGGGCACATCAACATCGATTCGGGGCACGGAGACTGGCCGCTCGGCCTGGCCCTGCTGCAATCGTTGACCGACGAACCCGCCGCCTGGTCGGCCGGTCGTGAATTTTCAGACAACCTGGCAACCACATGA
- a CDS encoding peroxiredoxin, giving the protein MATLRLGDTAPNFTQDSSEGPIDFYQWAGDSWIVFFSHPADFTPVCTTELGKTAALSGEFAKRGVKPIALSVDPATKHKEWISDINETQNTTVNFPIIADADRKVADLYDLIHPNASATATVRSVFIIDPKKVIRTTITYPASTGRNFDEILRVIDSLQLTDSHKVATPVNWKDGDDVVIVPSIQDPAELAERFPKGFKAVKPYLRITPQPNK; this is encoded by the coding sequence ATGGCAACCCTGCGACTCGGCGACACCGCCCCCAATTTCACCCAGGACTCCAGCGAAGGCCCGATCGACTTCTACCAGTGGGCCGGCGATTCGTGGATCGTGTTCTTCTCGCACCCGGCCGATTTCACGCCCGTGTGCACCACCGAACTCGGCAAGACGGCGGCGCTGTCGGGCGAGTTCGCCAAGCGCGGCGTGAAGCCCATCGCGCTGAGCGTCGACCCGGCCACCAAGCACAAGGAGTGGATCTCGGACATCAACGAGACGCAGAACACCACCGTCAACTTCCCGATCATTGCGGACGCCGACCGCAAGGTGGCCGACCTGTACGACCTGATCCACCCGAACGCCTCGGCGACGGCCACCGTTCGCAGCGTGTTCATCATCGATCCGAAGAAGGTCATCCGCACCACCATCACCTACCCGGCATCGACCGGCCGCAACTTCGACGAGATCCTGCGCGTGATCGACTCGCTGCAACTCACCGACAGCCACAAGGTCGCCACGCCCGTGAACTGGAAGGACGGCGACGACGTCGTCATTGTGCCGAGCATCCAGGACCCGGCCGAGCTGGCCGAGCGCTTCCCCAAGGGCTTCAAGGCCGTCAAGCCTTACCTGCGGATCACGCCGCAGCCCAACAAGTAA
- a CDS encoding LysR family transcriptional regulator, translated as MQDLNDMVFFAEVAERGGFAAASRALGIPKSRLSRRVAELEERLGVQLMQRSTRRLSLTPAGEIYLRHASAMRDAAQAAAEAVAQVQTEPSGLVRLTCPVTISHSGLAQLIPLFMARYPAVRVDIRVINRPVDLIEEGIDIALRVRPAIEDSTVLVAKTFGHSRGVLVASPALLAEHGPIDTPADLAKLPTAAMSVNGEGRAEWRLEGPEGRSHLHVHTPRYVADDLATLQFGALGGVGATLLPDYMCSADVEAGRLVRVLPGWGPSPVVAHMVFPARRALVPAVRRLIDFLSEHLQSEQMRMF; from the coding sequence ATGCAAGACCTCAACGACATGGTGTTCTTCGCCGAGGTGGCCGAGCGGGGCGGCTTTGCCGCCGCCAGCCGGGCGCTGGGCATTCCCAAATCGCGCCTGTCGCGCCGCGTGGCCGAGCTCGAGGAGCGGCTGGGCGTGCAGCTGATGCAGCGCAGCACGCGGCGCCTGTCGCTCACGCCGGCCGGCGAGATCTACCTGCGGCACGCCTCGGCGATGCGCGACGCAGCGCAGGCGGCCGCCGAGGCGGTGGCGCAGGTGCAGACCGAGCCGAGCGGGCTGGTGCGGTTGACCTGCCCGGTCACCATCTCGCACAGCGGGCTGGCGCAGCTGATCCCGCTGTTCATGGCGCGTTATCCGGCGGTGCGCGTCGACATCCGCGTCATCAACCGGCCGGTGGACCTGATCGAGGAGGGCATCGACATCGCGCTGCGCGTGCGCCCCGCCATCGAGGACAGCACGGTGCTCGTGGCCAAGACCTTCGGCCACAGCCGCGGCGTGCTGGTCGCGAGCCCGGCGCTGCTGGCAGAACACGGCCCGATCGACACGCCCGCCGATCTCGCGAAGCTGCCGACCGCGGCCATGTCGGTCAACGGCGAAGGGCGCGCCGAATGGCGGCTCGAAGGCCCGGAGGGCCGCAGCCATCTGCATGTGCACACGCCGCGCTACGTGGCCGACGACCTCGCCACGCTGCAGTTCGGCGCACTGGGCGGCGTCGGCGCGACGCTGCTGCCCGACTACATGTGCAGCGCCGACGTCGAGGCCGGCCGGCTGGTGCGGGTGCTGCCCGGCTGGGGGCCGTCGCCCGTGGTGGCGCACATGGTGTTCCCGGCGCGGCGGGCGCTGGTGCCGGCAGTGCGACGGCTGATCGACTTCCTGTCGGAGCACCTGCAAAGCGAGCAGATGCGGATGTTCTGA